The region AAATATGAATATCAACTCTGAAAATTTATCCAAAAATACTCAAAAATTTCGAGTTTGACCACTGCCTTTGGAACCATTGCAACCCTCACACCTATACCCACTGCAAACCCAGATCGTTGGTAGCACGTGCGAAATGAATAGTTATTCCATGTGCACGTGTGAATAAGCCTTGTCTTGTTCTTTGAAAATTACCGGTAATACCGGTCATTGAGTAGCAAAACAACACCTAATAATAAGTCCTAAAAAAATATCTATACTTCTTCTTAAAAAATCCCATCTTTACTTTTTCCAATGGCTCTCTTCACATCCATCTCCACCATCACCAGACCACTCACCATCGCCGTACCCATCATCCATGGTGGACCTTTCAAGAACCCCAAACGCTTCTCCCATACCTTTTCACCCATTACTGCTTCTCTCAGCCCTTCTTCTTCCCCTGaatcaaaatcaacctcaaacaCAAACTCAACCCCAATTGTTGACCCCATTCATGTCTCCTCTGCTTCTTCACACTCCTCCTCTCCCAAACAGCCCAATTCCAGCTTCAATTACGCTTTCGCCAACTCCAGCGGCAGCCCTCTTCTTCGATTTTTCCGATCCACTGAATCCAACATTGAAAGGGTTAGCTAGCTCAAAACTTTAATCACTGTGTATAAAGTTAAGTTCTTTGGGGGTTTTGTAGTGAAGGGTCACTGCCACATGTGGAAGAAACTATATGAAATTCTGAGATTTGGGTTTGGCAATTTTGAAGTTGTTTAAATTTTAGTTGATTGTTATGTTAATTAAAGCTTCGACCTTTGGAAATAACACTAGAAAATAGTATACTCAAATGGGTTATCAACCATGttgaaaatgaaaagaatttcTGACTCATTTGCTGTTGGGCAGGTGATTTTCGACTTCCGATTTTTGGCACTTTTCGCAGTTGCAGGTTCATTGGCTGGTTCCCTCTTGTGCTTTCTCAATGTAATTTCTCCATTTGTTCATTTCATTTTAGTATATTTAAGTATAAGTTATAGTGATGAACATATATAAGTGTATTtggtactatatatatatatatagtacatgAATACTCAGACTAGATTCAATCATTGCAGGGTTGCATTTACATTGTTGATGCATATAAAGTTTACTGGAATAGCTGTGTTAAAGGGATTCACACTGGACAAATGGTTCTGCGGCTAGTCGAAGCAATTGGTAACTTTTCAACAGTTCTTTCCTTCTCTCAATGTGTATGCAATTATGTACTAAAACACACACACAAGCAAATGAACAAGAAACTAAATAACagagaaaaaaaaatgcaaagaTGTTTGTTTCCTTCTCCACTATCAATTACACAGTTACAACTTCAATCAATACAAGCTTGAGAAACACACTGAGAAGAGTATCCTTTGGAAGCCCTTTTGAGAAAACACCCTCTCAGCCCTGACTTCTCTTCTTTCACTCTTTCTCACTATTATTACAGTGCCACTCTATtgatccaaatggtttatttgaggACTGATATTTGAACAGAAAACTGTCTCCTTCTCTTGCTTTCTGGTCTGGTCTTAGCTTTTTCTCATTATGAGCTTCTTTTGCTAATAATGTAATCTAATGACACAGATGTTTATCTTGCTGGGACTGTCATGTTGATCTTTGGCATGGGCTTATACGGATTGTTTATCAGCAATGTGCCTCCTGATGTGCCTTCCGATGTTGATCGAGCGCTTAAGGGTTCTTCCCTCTTTGGAATGTTTGCATTAAAGGTACTGTAATAACTTCCATTCTTTTGTAACACATAACACCCTTGCCATAGATTTCAAAGTCTTGTTTTTGAGCAAAAATGGAACTAAAACCAACTGACTGTCTAGTTCACACACCATTAGTCATAAGGaaaaattacatatatgtttgggaATTGGGAACTGTCAAAAAGTTATAACAACATAAAACGCAGTCATTTTTGAAAAACTTCTCAAGTTATATATCAGTTATGGCTTGAAAGACACAACTAATGAACAAGCATCATCTGGAAACTTGTTTAGTTTCTCATTCTACTGTTTTGATTTTAATGGTTTCAGGAGAGGCCAAAATGGATGAAGATAAGCTCATTGGATGAGCTGAAAACCAAAGTGGGACATGTTATTGTGATGATTCTGCTAGT is a window of Humulus lupulus chromosome 4, drHumLupu1.1, whole genome shotgun sequence DNA encoding:
- the LOC133829764 gene encoding uncharacterized protein LOC133829764; this encodes MALFTSISTITRPLTIAVPIIHGGPFKNPKRFSHTFSPITASLSPSSSPESKSTSNTNSTPIVDPIHVSSASSHSSSPKQPNSSFNYAFANSSGSPLLRFFRSTESNIERVIFDFRFLALFAVAGSLAGSLLCFLNGCIYIVDAYKVYWNSCVKGIHTGQMVLRLVEAIDVYLAGTVMLIFGMGLYGLFISNVPPDVPSDVDRALKGSSLFGMFALKERPKWMKISSLDELKTKVGHVIVMILLVKMFERSKMVQITTGLDLLSYSVCIFLSSASLYILHNLHKGELD